In one Brassica oleracea var. oleracea cultivar TO1000 chromosome C9, BOL, whole genome shotgun sequence genomic region, the following are encoded:
- the LOC106319314 gene encoding phosphoacetylglucosamine mutase produces MLPLCSLPKKASSFLHSLSLSLSAMEETQIASILKSSELYPIPQSVKLSYGTAGFRADASLLESTVYRVGILSSLRSLKLKSSTVGLMITASHNKVSDNGVKVSDPSGGMLSQEWEPFADQIANASSPRELVSLIKDFVEREEIAIEKGGEVWLGRDTRPSGERLLRAAEIGVRSVLGSVAVDVGVLTTPQLHWMVRAKNKGLNATESDYFENLVTSFKCLIDLIPINKLEISTLVLDGANGVGGQKMEVLRGYLSNLDVEIRNTGRDGGVLNEGVGADFVQKEKVVPLGFGSEDVGMRCASFDGDADRLVYFYIPSESCGDKVELLDGDKILSLFALFIKEQLNIIGDEGKQCRLGVVQTAYANGASTDYVKEMGLEVVFAKTGVKHLHERAEEFDVGIYFEANGHGTILFSESFLSWLVGKQKDYSEGSDKHNAVSRLVAVSNLINQAVGDALSGLLLVEVILQHMGWSVQKWNELYMDLPSRQVKVEVPDRTAVVTTSEETEALKPLGIQDAINAEIKKYQHGRAFIRPSGTEDVVRVYAEASTQEDADSLANSVAQLVKSFLGSS; encoded by the coding sequence ATGCTTCCTTTATGTTCTCTTCCAAAGAAAGCATCTTCATTTCTCCACTCTCTCTCTCTCTCACTAAGCGCAATGGAGGAGACCCAGATCGCTTCCATCCTCAAATCCTCGGAGCTCTACCCAATCCCTCAAAGCGTCAAGCTTTCTTACGGAACAGCCGGCTTCCGAGCCGACGCGTCCCTCCTCGAATCCACCGTCTACAGAGTCGGCATCCTCTCATCCCTCCGCTCCCTCAAGCTCAAATCATCAACCGTCGGGCTTATGATCACAGCCTCCCACAACAAAGTCTCCGACAACGGCGTCAAAGTCTCCGATCCATCCGGCGGGATGCTCTCTCAGGAATGGGAGCCTTTCGCTGATCAGATCGCCAACGCGTCTTCTCCTCGAGAGCTCGTCTCGTTGATTAAAGACTTCGTCGAAAGGGAAGAGATCGCAATCGAGAAAGGTGGGGAGGTGTGGTTGGGGAGAGATACTAGACCTAGCGGCGAACGGCTTCTCCGAGCTGCGGAGATTGGAGTTCGCTCTGTTTTGGGATCTGTTGCGGTTGACGTTGGGGTTTTGACTACTCCTCAGTTGCATTGGATGGTTAGAGCTAAGAACAAAGGTCTCAACGCTACTGAAAGTGATTACTTTGAGAATCTTGTTACTTCGTTTAAATGTTTGATTGATCTGATCCCTATTAACAAGTTAGAGATTAGTACATTGGTTCTAGATGGTGCTAATGGTGTGGGAGGGCAGAAGATGGAGGTGTTGAGAGGGTATTTGAGTAATTTAGATGTTGAGATTCGTAACACAGGAAGAGATGGAGGTGTGCTTAACGAAGGTGTAGGTGCTGACTTTGTGCAGAAGGAAAAGGTTGTGCCTTTAGGGTTTGGGTCAGAGGATGTTGGGATGAGGTGTGCTAGCTTTGACGGTGATGCGGATCGGTTGGTTTACTTTTACATTCCTTCGGAGTCTTGTGGTGACAAGGTTGAGCTGCTTGATGGTGACAAGATTCTATCTTTGTTTGCTTTGTTTATCAAAGAGCAGCTGAACATTATTGGTGATGAAGGGAAGCAGTGTCGTCTTGGTGTTGTGCAGACGGCTTACGCCAATGGTGCGTCAACGGATTACGTCAAGGAGATGGGGTTAGAGGTTGTTTTTGCGAAAACCGGGGTGAAGCATTTGCATGAGAGAGCAGAAGAGTTTGATGTTGGAATCTACTTTGAGGCTAATGGCCATGGGACTATTCTCTTCTCAGAATCTTTCCTATCTTGGTTAGTTGGTAAGCAAAAGGATTATAGTGAAGGCTCTGATAAGCACAATGCGGTTTCTAGGCTAGTTGCAGTGAGTAATCTGATTAACCAAGCGGTTGGTGATGCTCTGAGTGGGTTGCTCTTGGTTGAAGTGATTCTGCAGCACATGGGATGGTCAGTACAGAAGTGGAATGAGCTATACATGGACCTTCCTAGCAGACAGGTTAAGGTGGAAGTTCCAGATAGAACAGCGGTTGTGACCACAAGTGAAGAGACCGAGGCTCTGAAACCCTTGGGGATTCAGGATGCCATTAATGCTGAGATCAAGAAGTATCAGCATGGAAGAGCTTTCATAAGGCCATCAGGTACAGAAGATGTGGTGAGAGTATATGCAGAAGCATCTACACAAGAAGATGCTGATTCTTTGGCTAATTCTGTGGCTCAGCTCGTCAAAAGCTTCCTGGGTTCAAGCTAA
- the LOC106316594 gene encoding auxin-responsive protein SAUR21-like, whose protein sequence is MALVRGLLGAKKILSRSVTTTAPKGFLAVYVGEDKVQKKKYIVPVSYLNHPSFQALLTKSEEEFGFDHPMGGLTIPCPEDTFITVTSGLKGR, encoded by the coding sequence ATGGCTTTGGTAAGAGGTCTCTTGGGTGCAAAGAAGATCCTGAGCCGCTCTGTAACGACTACAGCACCAAAAGGATTCCTTGCGGTGTATGTTGGAGAGGACAAGGTCCAGAAGAAGAAATATATAGTTCCTGTCTCATACTTGAACCACCCTTCGTTTCAAGCTCTGCTCACTAAATCTGAAGAAGAGTTTGGGTTCGATCATCCTATGGGTGGCCTAACGATCCCTTGTCCTGAAGATACTTTCATCACTGTGACCTCTGGCCTAAAGGGAAGATAA
- the LOC106316246 gene encoding auxin-responsive protein SAUR21-like produces MSHSFYHQRAASNPIPLIFSYISSKISSFQREDIEMALVRSLLGSKKILGRSVSAASTSKRASSSAPKGFLAVYVGESQKKRYVVPISYLSQPSFQALLRKSEEEFGFDHPMGGLTIPCPEDIFINVTSRLQC; encoded by the coding sequence ATGAGCCATTCTTTCTATCATCAACGAGCAGCTAGCAACCCAATACCTTTAATCTTTTCATACATCTCTTCAAAAATTTCAAGCTTTCAAAGAGAAGACATAGAAATGGCTTTGGTGAGAAGTCTACTGGGTTCAAAGAAGATTCTTGGCCGGTCCGTCTCAGCAGCTTCCACGAGCAAAAGAGCATCATCATCAGCACCTAAAGGGTTTCTTGCGGTGTACGTAGGAGAGAGCCAGAAGAAGAGATATGTGGTGCCAATCTCATACTTGAGTCAGCCTTCCTTTCAAGCTCTTCTCAGAAAATCTGAGGAAGAGTTTGGGTTTGATCATCCGATGGGTGGCTTAACGATCCCTTGTCCTGAAGATATCTTCATCAACGTAACGTCTAGACTTCAATGTTGA